The Miscanthus floridulus cultivar M001 chromosome 17, ASM1932011v1, whole genome shotgun sequence genome has a window encoding:
- the LOC136516477 gene encoding protease Do-like 2, chloroplastic codes for MACVAALLASPALLSFPSTASASCSCRLRLRPAVVARAPRQQPRGRRALRRFDEVEGVSKKRRGIGGGSGAGGSQPSSSRRDRGLAVDFKESQVADFDDLEEDKFLNAVVKVYCTHIAPDYGLPWQKQRQHSSSGSAFMIGDGKLLTNAHCVEHDTQVKVKRRGDDKKYIAKVLARGTECDLALLSVENEEFWRGTEALHFGRLPCLQDSVTVVGYPLGGDTISVTKGVVSRIEVTPYAHGTSDLLGIQIDAAINPGNSGGPAFNEQGECIGVAFQVYRSDEAENIGYVIPTTVVSHFLNDYQKNGKYTGFPCLGVLLQKLENPALRESLKVPSSEGVLVRRVEPTAPASSVLQKGDVIVSFDGIAVGCEATVPFRSTERIAFRYLTSQKYAGDIAQLGIIRDGNSMRVQTILQPRKHLVPFHVEGGQPSYLIVAGLVFTPLTEPFIEEECEDTLGLKLLAKARYSLATFEGEQIVIVSQVLAHEVNIGYEHMGNQQVMKLNGTTIKNIHHLAHLVDTCKDKFLTFEFEDDFLVVLHREEAAAASSDILKEHAIPSIRSSDLSQPYVETKNDIQKTSEDFGESPVTNFEMGIDCLLWA; via the exons atggcGTGCGTCGCCGCGCTCCTCGCCTCCCCGGCGCTCCTCTCCTTCCCCTCCACGGCCTCGGCCTCCTGCTcgtgccgcctccgcctccgccccgCCGTCGTCGCCCGCGCGCCGCGCCAGCAGCCGCGGGGCCGGCGCGCGCTCCGGCGCTTCGACGAG GTGGAGGGGGTGTCGAAGAAGCGGCGCGGCATCGGAGGCGGTAGCGGCGCTGGGGGGTCGCAGCCGTCGTCGTCGCGCAGGGACAGGGGGCTTGCCGTCGATTTTAAGGAGTCGCAG GTTGCTGACTTTGATGATCTTGAAGAGGACAAATTCCTTAATGCTGTCGTCAAG GTCTACTGCACTCATATCGCACCCGATTATGGTCTTCCTTGGCAGAAGCAAAGGCAGCATTCAAGCAGTGGGAG TGCTTTTATGATTGGGGATGGCAAACTCTTGACAAATGCACATTGCGTTGAGCACGACACTCAG GTCAAAGTAAAGAGAAGGGGAGATGATAAAAAGTATATTGCCAAG GTTTTAGCTAGGGGTACCGAATGTGATCTTGCATTGCTATCTGTTGAGAATGAAGAGTTCTGGAGAGGAACAGAGGCACTTCATTTTGGCCGTTTGCCATGCCTTCAG GATTCAGTAACTGTTGTGGGATATCCTCTTGGTGGAGACACTATATCTGTAACAAAAGGCGTTGTATCACGCATTGAG GTCACTCCATATGCACATGGGACGTCAGATCTTCTTGGCATTCAAATTGACGCAGCCATAAATCCTG GAAACAGTGGGGGACCAGCCTTTAATGAACAAGGGGAGTGCATTGGTGTGGCATTTCAG GTGTACAGGTCAGATGAAGCTGAAAATATTGGATATGTTATTCCAACTACAGTTGTATCCCATTTCTTAAATGACTATCAGAAAAATGGAAAGTACACAG GATTTCCTTGTTTGGGTGTCTTACTTCAGAAATTGGAAAATCCGGCATTGCGTGAAAGCTTAAAAGTACCTTCAAGCGAG GGTGTTCTTGTTCGTCGGGTTGAGCCTACTGCTCCAGCAAGCAGTGTTTTGCAAAAG GGAGATGTAATTGTTAGCTTTGATGGTATCGCAGTAGGATGTGAAGCAACAGTACCATTTCGGTCCACAGAACGGATTGCTTTCCGCTATCTCACAAGCCAAAA GTATGCAGGTGATATTGCTCAGCTAGGAATCATTCGTGATGGCAATTCCATGAGAGTCCAAACTATTTTGCAGCCAAGAAAACATTTG GTGCCGTTTCATGTCGAGGGTGGCCAACCTTCTTATCTGATAGTTGCCGGCCTTGTCTTCACACCTTTAACAGAACCATTTATAGA GGAGGAGTGTGAAGATACATTAGGG TTGAAATTGTTAGCAAAAGCACGTTACTCTCTAGCAACCTTTGAGGGCGAGCAAATTGTTATTGTCTCACAG GTTTTGGCGCACGAGGTCAACATCGGATATGAGCACATGGGCAATCAACAA GTCATGAAACTAAACGGAACCACAATAAAGAATATCCATCACCTTGCTCATCTTGTGGACA CTTGTAAAGATAAGTTCCTGACATTCGAATTCGAAGACGACTTCCTTGTTGTTTTGCATCGAGAAGAAGCGGCTGCTGCATCATCAGACATTCTCAAGGAACATGCCATACCGTCTATACGGTCATCTGATCTATCACAACCATATGTAGAAACAAAGAATGACATACAAAAAACAAGCGAAGATTTTGGTGAAAGTCCTGTCACAAACTTTGAAATGggaatcgattgtctcttgtggGCATGA